The Ziziphus jujuba cultivar Dongzao chromosome 3, ASM3175591v1 region CTGAAAAACCAAGTAATTTAGTTCCCTATTAGTAAAACTCCCCCATGTCCCCACCTCCATCAGCGtcctcatcttcttcatcatcttgaGAATGAATCATATCAGCCACATCTGCTGTTGCTTACTAAATCTGCTATTGCACCTACTAAACCTGCTATTGCACCTACTGTCTCAACTCCTTGCTGCCATTTACCGATGGTATCCCCCTGCATACATTAATAATACATTTATCATTCGTTTCAACAAAACTTTTTAAtgtcaaaattaaagaaaacaaaactccGATGAGAActttaactaaaaaattataaatatatgaccacgaatcactatatatatatatatatatatatacatatatgcagtccgtctatggtgcggacggtcctcatgcggaccacagtattggtgatggtttttcatagtattagtgacgattttttaaaaatcgtcgttaatactatgaaaaaccgttactaatactgcggttctcatgcggagcgtcctcaccatagaatttccgcacatatatgtatatatatacacacatatatacattggTGGTTGATCTGTTATTTAGCGTTTTAAGTTCAACTCACTTGTCCAGAACTAGGGGGTCCATTAGGAGCACAAGGTGGTGGAGCCGGAGTCGCATACTGCATCGATAGTAACATATGTAACATTaacaacttttaaataaatattatatatatgttggtgATTGATCTGCTATTTAGCGTTTTAAGTTCAACTCACTTGTCCAGAACCAGGGGTTCTATTAGGAGCACTAGGTTGTGGAGCCGGAGTCGTATGCTGCATCGATAGGAACATATGTAACATTAACAATTTTtacttaaatattatatatatatatatatataactatttataCAGTAAATATTTCTAAGCTGCTAACCTCATGTATCTGCTCAACATTCCAGTCCAAGCTATCCCTATCTGTATCCTCTTGAGGTGGATAATGGCTGACTGAGTACAACCGAAACCGTCCACTGCCCCTGAGGAAGCTATCAACGGAGTGGTGGCGGCTCTTGAGCCTGATGTGTTGCCCAACCCTGATCAGCTCCCACTCGATCGTAGAGTCAACGGGTGACGGCCGGGTCTGTGCAACTTTCATACTGCTACCCAAACCTTCCAGAATTAATGGCTGATCTGAGGCGGTGAGATACTTGCCGTAGCAGCTCTTAAGGCGGATAACAGAGTTGAAGCCGGTTACAAACTCGACGGTCCATCGAGTTCCGTTGGATGATCGATCTTTGTCCTGTCCGACGGTCTCTTGATCGTCTTTGGCAAATAGGTATCTTTGATGGTGGCTCCGGAGTCGAACAGCATTGCCATTGTGGAAGAATTCCATTCCGGTAGatctgcttttcttttttctttttttctctttttttttttttttaaccaaattaacaagctGAGAAGAAGTagctaaaattattatttttcctatcAGACAGAGAAATTGAACTATGTATTAGCCTAGAGTCCTGGTTAGTCTATTTATAACAGAAGAATTAACAACTTGTGACTTGTCGCGTTTGAATATTCGATATAATGGACAAAGTCAACAAACGCGGTTGCCAAATGATCAATAGCTTGCTCAAGTACTGATAGCAATAGAAGATTTtccttagtttttattttcttttcttttttttttccttttttttaacatatttattaCTTATACTATGGGAAAAGAACATAAAAACTTATgactttttcaaataaattaattcaggAATAGTACTGAATAGTGAACACACAAAAAATTTCGATAGACTCATGTTGGTTTCCTCACGCAATTTCCCCATAACTGTAAATCCATCAAAACACACAAGCAGAcggatataaaaaatttaaaaaaaaaaaatgaaatttattttcctcCTAGCTGTGCATATTGCACGTAAGCCATATTACGTACCCTGCATATTGTAATGTATCACTGATACATTATCATCAATTTTCAGCAAAGTTTCctgatgtgtgtgtgtgtatatatatatatatactcaaaattaaagaacaaaattttgatgaattcaattaaaaatatattaataatatgtgCATGAATGGCAGTTTTATATTGATGTTGGTGATTCTGCGTTAGCTTTTTAAGTTCAACTTACTTGTCCAGAAGCGGCACGATGAACCCTAGTTGGAGTTTTGCCTTTCACAAGCACCCTAAAGGCCTGAGGAGGAGGTTGTTTATGAGTCGTTGTATCGGCCTGGAtatgataacatatatatatattaacaattttaattaaatatatatattggataagTTGGGAAGCCCTTGAACCTGCATTTATGGGCGGGTTTATCATTATGGTGATTACCATCTAAAGCCACCTTCCATTACACTAGCTAGCACTATTAGAAAACGTTTGTTAAGATAAATTTAATATGTTCCAATTACTTATATAAATAACAActatataaatttagtaaagatcaattataaaataacaaatttttagattcttttcgtaaaaaataaaaattgtaagaAATTTCTACATTAATTAACGAAATTAATATTGCACACTTTTTATCcagtatatattaaaaaatcttaATCTATTTAAGATGAATTTGGTTCTCTTTCCTCAATAATATTTCCATATCCCAAAACATATGTCAAACCAAATTAATGGGTCAAGACTTTCCATCCCAGttggtatatataaaaaataaaaataaaaataaataaggaaaaaaaaaattggtgaacAAGTTGTTAACTTTGTTaatgt contains the following coding sequences:
- the LOC107435393 gene encoding uncharacterized protein LOC107435393 isoform X2, with the translated sequence MEFFHNGNAVRLRSHHQRYLFAKDDQETVGQDKDRSSNGTRWTVEFVTGFNSVIRLKSCYGKYLTASDQPLILEGLGSSMKVAQTRPSPVDSTIEWELIRVGQHIRLKSRHHSVDSFLRGSGRFRLYSVSHYPPQEDTDRDSLDWNVEQIHEHTTPAPQPSAPNRTPGSGQGDTIGKWQQGVETVGAIAGLVGAIADLVSNSRCG
- the LOC107435393 gene encoding uncharacterized protein LOC107435393 isoform X1 — its product is MEFFHNGNAVRLRSHHQRYLFAKDDQETVGQDKDRSSNGTRWTVEFVTGFNSVIRLKSCYGKYLTASDQPLILEGLGSSMKVAQTRPSPVDSTIEWELIRVGQHIRLKSRHHSVDSFLRGSGRFRLYSVSHYPPQEDTDRDSLDWNVEQIHEHTTPAPQPSAPNRTPGSGQYATPAPPPCAPNGPPSSGQGDTIGKWQQGVETVGAIAGLVGAIADLVSNSRCG